DNA from Roseimicrobium sp. ORNL1:
TCGGATTTCCATCCGTACTATGGTCAGAAGCTCAACCGCTATCGCGACCTCAACCGCCGCATCGCCAAGCTGGATCTGGATGCAGACCTCAACATGGATGGCGTGATTCGTCAAGGTGACCCCCGGGATTCCGGCGCCTTTGAGTCCACCCCTCCCGGCCTCATCATCGGCGTGGGTGAGATGACCAAGGTCGTGGTGAACTTGATTCCCTACCGCGTGGACTTCGAAGGTGATGTCGTGGTCGGATTTGAAGTATGCGGCATCAATCGCAATTCGCCCGAAGGCAAGTTCTCCTCCTTTGAAGAAGAACAAAAGGCCGTGGGCCGCATCCGCGTGTGGAGAGACTCCACCAAGAAGGAGTTGCTTCTCGATTCTGCTGATCCGGCGCGCCGCCTGTTTGAATTCAGCGTGGATGCCATGCGCTATCCCGCCAACCTTCCTGACGCAGTTCCCCGGACCATTTATGTGGAAGGCGTGAGAAACTCGGGCGCCTACCTGGGTGACATGCGCCTGCTTGCCACGGTAAGCCACCGTGAGAAAGGTCAGGGACCCAGCTCGGCACCGAGCGAAGACAAGGCACAGAACCCTCCCTTCAAGAAGTTCCGCACGGCATTCGACCATATCCTCATCACGGTTGAGCCCCAACCGTGCAAGAAAGAGTATGTGAACGATAATGCTGAAGGCGTGTGGATCTCCGCCTCGAAAGGCAAAAAGTAGATCGATCAGCTGGATGTTGTCCCAGTCTCCTGTAAGCTCCGCCCCCTTTTGATGAGCAGCTTCCCATTCATCCCATTGGCCTCTCGGAAAACGGCACCCCAGAAACACCAGCCTCGGAAAATTCTCGCCCAGGCTGCGGGACGAATGATGCATCGCCAATTGCAATTTGCACCATTGGCCTTGCTAACAGCGTGCGCCTTCGTGGTGACAGGATGCAAGACAGATTCGGGATTGGAACAGGCCCGCCCTGACGACTACGCCACCACTCCCCGGCCCACGGCATCGAATCCGTTGTACCAGCCCATCCGGCCTGGTGACGTCCTCGAGATTACCGTGCAGGAGGATCCTTCCTTGGGTGGCAGTTTCACGGTGCGTGCTGAGGGCCATATCCTGATGCCTAACGTTGGTCCCCGCGTCTCCGTGGCTGGCATGAGTGTCTCCGGTGCCGAACAGCACATCAAGCGTCTGTTGGAACAGAAAAAGCTCCGCACGGCTACGGTGACTTTGGATCGTGTCTTCATTGCCCCTGTCTCCGCGATGGCGGACAAGGAGCAGACGCTGGTCTACCTCACCGGGAAAGTTGCACGACCGGGTCAGCATATGCTGTCCACTGAAATTGGCGCGCCGCTCGGTGCGTATGAAGCCATCATGATCACCGGCGGTCTCTCCCGGTTTGCTGATGGCAAGAACGCTCATGTCATGCGCCAGGATGCCGGCGGCATCCGAAGGAAGATCGGCCTCAACCTTGACGCCGTTGCTCAAGGCGCAGCTCGTGACCTGCCCCTGCGTAAAGGCGACATCGTTGTAGTCCCGGAAAAAGTTTTTGGTTTTTAAATCATCCAACAAAGGGGCGTATCACTCACGCCCCTTCTTTCTGTCCACCCACCCATCACTCTCATGGCTGCTCCAACTAAAAAGGGCTTACCCGGCGTAGATATGCTGCACTACGCCGTCGGCTACCTGAAGTATGGGCGGATGATGATCCTGCTCTTGCTTTTGGGCGTGCTTGCAGGTGTATGCTACTACGTCTACTCACCTGCGGTCTACCAATCGCGCTCGCTGATCGACTACAAGTTCTTCGCCCTGCCTGTGGCTGCGGACGGTGTGGATGGCAGCACCGCAGTTCGCGCCGTGCGCTCGGTCCAAAGCCAGTTGAGCTCCCGCCAGATGATCGCGTGGACCGCACACGCCCTGGGAATCGGCCGTGCCAATGCGAGCTTCGAAGAGCTTCGCTCCGGCCCCCTCCGCAAGGTCGAGCTTGGACTGCTCGATGGCGCTACGATGCAGCTGGATGTGTTCTCGACCAATCCGAATGTCGTTCGCGAGTTTCCCCAGGCGCTGATCAACCAGTTCGACACCTACACCCGTGAGAAGCGTTTTGCGTTCTTCGAGGTCGCCCTCAAGCGCTACAACGAGGAACTGGGCCTGCTGAAGAAGAAGATCGACGAGTCCCTCGAGGTCAAAACCAACTTCGAGAGAGACAATGAGGTCAATGAACTCCTCATCAAGCAGAATGCGCTGGCTCAAATCCCCCTCGATATCCTGAGGGTCCAGCACAAGATCCGTCAGTATGATGAAGTGCGCAGTATTGTGGAGTCCCGCGTTCAGAATGGTGCGATGGATCCCCTGGAACATTTGTCCCTGCTCGATAGCGCCAAAAAATCATCCCTTGATGAGAATCCTGTGGGACAACTGGTGGTGCCGGCAACAGGCGACCTCAAGGACAACCTCCTGACTCCGAGCGTTGCTCCTGTGGCAGCCATCACGCCATCCAGCATCGTGGTGCAACCTTCCATGGTGGAGGGCTTGAACCCCTGGCACACGCTGGAGCGCGACAAGCGCAAGGTGGAAACAGAGATCGCTGAGGCAGCTCGCGTCTATCTGGAAGATCATAAGGTAATGAAGGAACTGCGCGCGAAGCAGCGCCAGATCAGCGAAGCCCTGACCACGGAACTTGATGTCGAACGCAAGCGCTTCGAGGTCGAACGCCTCCGCCTCGGGGACCAACTCAAGGAACTTGAGAGCAAGCTTCCCGAGTACAGCGAGATGACGGAAAAGCTCAACAAGCTGCGCCAGGACTACAAGCTGGGTTATGAGGGCGACCTCGCGTGGACCAAGGCTTATGCAGACCTTTCCAAGATGGTGGCCACCATCAATTTCGGCGGTGACAAGGATCGTGTGGACCTGCAGTTCCGCGAGTTTGCGCTGCTTCGCGATGTGGACCCCATCAGCCCCACCAAGAGCAAGCTCTTAATCCTGGCGGTCGTGCTCGGCTTGGGTCTGGCCATTGGCGTTCCGCTTGGCCTCGAACAGCTCAACGACAAGATCACCAGCCTTGCGGCCCTGGAAAAACTTACCGGACTGAAGGGTCTGGGCATCGTTCCGACTGCGAACTCCACCTTCCTTGAAGGTGTGACCCGCGGTATCGAAACCGACCCCCGCAAGCCCAACCACGTGCTGGAGTGCTATCGTGTACTCCGCGCCCACCTTGGCCTGCAGCTTGGGAACCGCGAAGGCGCCAAGGTGGTGATGTTCACCAGCGCGCGTCCCTCCGAAGGCAAGACCGTCACCGCAGCGAACCTCGCCTGGACACTCCAATCCATCGGGGTAAAGACTCTTCTGGTAGACCTCGACTTCCGCAAAGGTCGTGTGCACAACCTGTTTGGAGTGAATCGTTCTCCAGGATTCTGCCAGGCGTTGACGGGTGAATTGGCGCTGGAGGATGTGATCCAGCACACCCACCTGACCAATTTCCATTTTTGCACACGCGGCAATACTTCCGCTGGCTCGGCAGAGTTGCTCTGCCGCCTGGGCTTGGAAGAGTCGATCAACATCTGGCGTCAGCAGTATGACTGGATCATTCTCGATACGCCGCCCGTCCTTGGCCTGAGCGAAACGACCAACCTTCAGCGGGTGGCGGATGCGGTGGTGCTCGTGGTGAAGGCCGAGAAGACCCACGGCAGAGATGTGACGGAAGCCATTGAACAGTTGATGCGAGCAGGCGCGCCGATGGCGGGCTTTGTCCTCAACAACATCGACATGTCCAAGGTCAGCAACTACTACTACTATTACTACTCCTCCTCGTACTACTACCAGGCCTTTGAGGAGGACGACATGCCAGGACGCTCTGCTCCGGCTTCTGCCTAACGCCAGCTAGTCTGGCGCTAACTATAGAGTCTTGCGTAATAGGCTGACGCTGGTAGTGAGCCCCACGGAGATGGACTGCATCTCCGAAGTTGCTGCCTGAAGGGCTGCGGGAGCCCAGCCCAGGGTTAGGGAGCCATAGCGACCGACACCCTGGGTGGTGTACACAAATGCATCCCACCCTGAAGGGGTGGAGGAGTCGTCACAAGAAGCACGTCACGCGTCAGATGATTCCCTCCCTCTCCGCGACCCCTTCAGGGTCGAGCATCTTTTCTCATCTACCCAGGGTGTCGGTCGCCAAGGCTCCCTAACCCTGGGCTTTACTCCTGTGCCCCTTCAGGGCACGGCTGCCAGACTGATGACCTTGCGATGGCACCGTCAGCTCATTACGCAAGGCTCAATGGATGCCGTTAGTATTCGCGTTGCTTCGGAAAAGATAATGCCGGTAATCCTCAGGGTTGCCGGTTTTTCCGTCTTCAGCCGCGTGAATCATATTCGTCATTTCACGCGAGGTCGCATAATGAAAACTCAGCCCGGGTGTCGCGGCCGCCCACTCGCCCAGACGCTGATGAAACTGGTGCATCGGTTTTCCGAGCAGCATGTTGTAGTTTCTCGGGATGCCGCCGTGGGTGTGCAGCTTCACAAAGACCCACGGAGGACCACCTTCCACGGAAGGGCAGAAACGCTCCCACAGTTCGAGCCGCATCACGGTGGGAGGATTGGCACCTGACAGTTCACCATTCTCCACCTTCGGCATGAGGCCCCACTTGCGCTTCTTCCAATTGAGCGCCAGCGGCCCCTGCACCATGAGAAGGTGATTGGCCTGATCGCGCAAGGTGGAGGTACCGTTGGTCTTCATGGGCACGCCAGTATCGTGGGACTTCGGCGCCGCGGTATCCTCAGCGTAATAGATGCTGTTCACCGTCCGCGTTTGGGTGCGGTGGGGGGCAGAAGGCATGGTGAAGTCCGCGTAACATCCGGCGGATCTCAGGATGCCCAGTTCGTTGTTCACGCCACAGTTGCAGCCTCGGGGGTCTGAGTTATCCAGCGCCCAGTTGCCGTGGATGAAGCCGAAGCGGCGTTTTCCATCGCCGTCCTTCGAAAGGAGCCCATGCTCTGCGAGCTGACGCGTGCCTTCCTGCAGGGATTGGGTCAAGCCTTCCGGAGTGTCGTCTTTGTGGTGCAGGTGGACTTCTGTCTCGGAGCCGGTCTGGTGGCAGAGCCGCGCAAGGGAGTCCACGACCTGCGGCTCGTACTGCTCGATGGGGTAAAAGAACGTGTGCCGCGGGGCATTTCCCCCGCTGTCCCGGTACTTGGAGGCGATCGCCGTCCAGCCCTGGTGCCAGTCCCCCATGGCCTTCATCGCCCCGGCCTGATCCGTGTCGTGGAACGGCTCAAAGTGGTCGCACACCGTCAGAATGAGGTGGATCTGTTGTCTCTCCCGTGGCTGCTGGCGCAGGTACGCCGGCAGCCAGATGTCCATGGCACGAATCATCAGCTAAGTTACTCTTTACCTCCAGATACACCGCCGCGTCCAGTTTTCCAAATCTCGAGCATGTTCTTTTTGTGGCGCATGTAGGTAATGAGTCCCCGGGCGATGGTGACCTGCATGGACAGGAACGCCCCCAGCATCCTGGCTCCCGGAATGCGCCGGGCCAGCGCGGGACTTTGCATCGCCACCCACCCCACCCCGATGAAGGCGAACTCCAGAAAAAGCAGCGTCAGGAACAGCGGGTGGCGGGCCAGCACTGCGGTGCAGAGAAGCGCGAGGACGAGGACGAACGGCGAGGCGATGCGCAGGTACTTGTGCGAGATCAACTGCCACCACGCGCGGTTCTGAAAGGGGTTCAGCCATGAAGGGTGGCGGAAGAGCATCTGGAAATTCCCCGCCAGTGTCCGCAGCTTCCTACGGTACTCCGCCTCCGGGGTGAGCGGTTGGGGGTCCCAGGCGATGGCGTCCACGCAATAGCCCACTCTTCTGCCCTGCATCACCGCCTGCATGGGGAGCACCACATCGTCCAAAATCGTATCCGCCGGCAGCGGGACGAAACACTCCTTCCGCAGGGCATAGATGGCCCCGGTGCAGCCGATGGCCGAGTCCCAATCGCTCTCCCACTTGCGCAGCTTCGTCTCCAGTGACCAATACCGATCGAACCCCGCACTGGCACCGTCCGAGGATTTGGCGATGCGGAGAAGACCGCTGACCGCTCCCGTGTTCCCCTCCCCCAACTCGGTGACCAGGTGCCTGAGCGCAGAGGGCTCAAACTGCTGTCTAGCATCGCAGAAGATCAGCACATCACCTTCCGCCTGCTGCACCGCGGCATTGATGCCGGTGGGCTTGCCGGATTTTTGTGGATGCTCCACCACGCGAATACTCTTGGCTTCCTGTTGTTGTCCGACTTGCCGGGCCACGGCGGCGGAGTTGTCGGTGCAGCCATCGCAGACTACCACCACTTCGCCGCCTAGCGGCCAGTCGAGAGAGAGCAAGTTTTCCAGCCTGCCGGGCAGCTTCGACTCTTCATTGTGCACGCAGAGAATCACGGAGATCTTCTCGAGCGGTTTGCCGGGTTCCCGGCATGTCTTTTTCGAAGGCGACACCAGGCGTGATAGCATCCCCATCAGCAGCGGAAACCCTGCATAGGTGTAGAACAGCAGACCCAAGGCGAAGACCAGTCCACCCAAGGCCACCCATTCCCACGCGGCGAGATTTGGCCAGCCCAGCGACGGCCCTCGCTCCACGATCACCAGTATCGACGATGCTGCCGCCGACATGTGCCAATCACACGCGGTCAGCGGCCTTCACCGCCTCCGCCGACAGGGGTTTGCGAGCGAGGATTTGATACTGCCCACCCGTCGGCAGCCGGCACATCCAGCTCTCCACAGGACGCAGAGACGCGAGGGACGCGGGGAAGATGAACTTGTAACTGTGCTCGATAATCTCGAAGCCCGCCGACTTCAGCAACCGCCTGGCCGCTGCAGGAAAGAGCATCTGAGCATCCTTGTCGAAGGCCACCTTGCTCATGAGGTAGTGCACCAGGGGATTCCACGGATTGTTTTCCCAGAAGGCAAACACACATCCCGGCTTCAGACTTGCGAACACGGCGGCCACCGCCTCCTCACGATGCTCTGGTGGGATATGGTGGAAGACACCATTGCAGAAGGCGAGGTCAAACGCTCCGCCTTTCGCGGCTGACAAATCCGCGGTGAACCCGACCCCTTCCTGAGGATTGAGTTCGCCAGCCACCTTCACGGATGCCGCGGAAGGATCATAACCCACATATTTCTGCGCTCCGAGGATGCCGGTGAGATAAGGCGCGCTGCCCCCGGTGCCACAGCCAAAGTCAAAGCACGTCGAGGGAAGAGGCAGTCCCAGCTTGGCGAGTCGGGCCTTCAGCCACAGCACGCGACCTTCGGCATAGTAGGACTTGTCCTCGCCCGTCAGGTCCAAGGCGCGGCCCAGTTCCTCATCATAGTTCGTGGCGAAGGAGTCGAACTCCGCCGGATTTGCCGCAGTGGTGGAAGATGACTCAGGAGCGCTCATAACGCTTCAGGATATGCAGACCGAGCAGTCCCATGCTGCCCAGAATAGGCAGGCTCAAGAAGTGAACGAGGGCCAGCAGCAAGTGCACGAGATTGATGCCACCGAAACTGGACTGCGCCCACACCACCACCACGCCGCCGATCACCACGCCAATCGCGGTCAACGCGCCCAGCAGCAGGAAGAAGAGCTGCCCCTCGTCCATGTTCAACAACGCCCGCGTGAGGCCGCCCGGGGTATCATTCGCCCGCAGGTAGCACATGCACCCATAGACATAAAACTGCGCGCCCACCAAGCCAGCCAGAAGGAGCAGGGCCTGACTGTGAACGTCGAAGATATTCAATCCCAAAACTTTGATGGGGCCAGTGAAGCAGGCGATGATCTGCATCAGCGTGGCCAGCACGGTGACATAGAGACCGAGTTTCTCAAAGAGCTGCGGACGCTCGGAAAGAATGAAGAGCAAGTGCCTCATGCCATCCCTCCAGGTGCGCAGGTGCGGCACACGATCCGGCGCTGCCGCCCGGAGTCCGGAGGGAATTTCCACACAAGAGGCTTTATGCTTCAGCGCTTTGATAAGCAGCTCCGAGGCGAACTCCATACCCGGGGACCGCACATTCCAATCAGCAAAGGCCTGCCTGCGGATGCAGCGGAAGCCCGAGTTGCAGTCTGAAAGTTTCCCGCCAAACAGAATATTGATCAGCCCCGTCAAAACAGGAGTGCCCAGATAACGATGCAAAAACGGCATGGCACCGTCATCGATCTTGCCCTTCATGCGAGAAGCGATCCCCATGTCCACCTTGTCCTTGATGGTGGCCTGGTAGAGCGGCAGTGCATCTTCGTAGAGATAGGTGGCATCCGCGTCGGCGAACATCACATACTCACCGAGCGCGGCTTCGATGCCACCCTTCAACGCGGCGCCGTAACCTCGCGTGCTCACCGGCACCAGACGCGCGCCACATTCCACGGCGATTTCGCGCGAGCGATCCTTGCTTCCATTGTCCGCAACGACGATCTCGTACTTCAGATTCGGATCCTGGGAGAGAGATTTCCGCACGCCTTCGATGCACACCGCGAGTGAGCGCTCTTCGTTGAGACAGGGAAATACGAAGGTTAAATCCACAGCCCGAAATTATGGAGGGGGCATGGGATCAGACGAGTGATTTTTTCCAAATTATGAGTCATCAGGAGAACTACGGCGCTGTGCAGTCTGCAAGACTTCAAAATAACGATCGGCGGCGGATTCCCACGTCCGGGTGGCCCCTAGTGCAGCAATTCGGAGCTTATCCATCGGTTCCATCAGCACACGACTTGCCTCGGCGACCCAGCCGTCCACATCTTCGGATGCTGCGAGTCCTCCTTTCCAAGGTTCGTCCACCAATTCAGGGATGCTCCCAACTGCCGTGGCCACCACCGGCAGCCCACAGGCCTGTGCTTCTAAAATAACATTTGGCAGACCTTCGTTCCTGCTGGTCATGCAAAATACATCCGCCGCCTGCATCCACTCGGCGACCTTGTCGGATGGCAGCGGACCGGTCAGGCGGACACGGTCTGCCAGTCCAGCTCGTGAAGCGGCCGCTTGGACTTCACCCTGCAGAGGCCCCTTGCCCACCATGACCAGCCGCAGGTTGGTGTTCTCGGGACGAGCGCACAATTGCTCGAAAGCCTTCACCAGCATGAGCGGGTTCTTCACGGGCAGAAAGTTTCCCACGTAGAGGAGGACACGTGCATCTGGTGGTACATCCACGAGCCGACGCGCCAGCACTCTGTCCGCAGTCTTGAAAACCGTGGTATCGATTCCATTGGTAATCGGAACTAGCTTCGTGGTATCGGCTCCAGCCTCACCCAGCAGGGTCGCCAGGCTCTTGCTCCGTGTGATGACTCCGGCGGACTCGTGGACCGCATTGAGAATGCAGGTGCGTCGCGCTGGCATGTGCAGGTAGTGGTGCACATCGCTTCCCTGGGCAATCAGCACCACCGGCGCTTTGTACGGAGCGCAGGCATTTACGGCCGCCCAACCATCCGGATAGAGCCAGCTTGCGAGCACAACATCCCAGGGAAACCGCTTGTGTGTCTCGGCCAGGGGACGCGACAACGCATGGCGCATCCAGTGATGATTGATCAGGCTGCCGATCTTGGGCACATAACCCGTGCGCACAAATCTCGGCCCCATGTCGACATCCTCAGCACGCGCCCGCCATTTCTTAGTGGGAAGCAAAGGAAGCGAGGGACGTGGCGCGAGCACTCTCACCTCGCAACCCTTGTATTGCTGGAGCGCCTTCAGGACGGTTCCATTATCCAGGCCGCGGTACGGTTCCCGTTCGTCGGGAAACAGGTTCGAGATAAAAAGAATGCGCAGGCCGTTGGGATTTTCGCGAGGGGAAGTCATGACGGTGGCCACCAATGAATGCGCTGCCTTCAGTTCAGGAATCCCGCTTCGGTTCTGGGGACGCGACGGTCTTGTTCGCCTCGATGCGGCGAAACAGTTTGATCTGTCCTTTCTGCTCCAGTCCGCGATCCACGGTCACCGATTTCGCGAGGGTCCACTCAGGCGTATTGGAGAGCGCTTCCACTACTTTAGCATGATGCGCCTGCACATGCGTGGAAGGCACGGACTCATCAGCAATCACGCGGTCCACCTTGAGCTTGTCGAGGCGCTTGAGCAGCTCTTCCGAGGACTTGAATTGCGTCTCGTAGCCGCGGCCCATCCAGTCACTGGAGGAAAGCTCCTTGCTGGCGCGAAGCACCGTGAGCGGCCAGTCTTTGCGTGAGGGAAGTCCAAACGCTGCCGCTGCAATCACAGCGCCTTCGCCACGCGCATCGGAGGAAACTATCCATGCACCGTGCTTTGAAGATGAAGCAGCGTCACCAGCACCGAGTTCGAGTTGCGTGACGGCTTCATTGAACCCCGAGGCGACCTTGGG
Protein-coding regions in this window:
- a CDS encoding polysaccharide biosynthesis/export family protein: MHRQLQFAPLALLTACAFVVTGCKTDSGLEQARPDDYATTPRPTASNPLYQPIRPGDVLEITVQEDPSLGGSFTVRAEGHILMPNVGPRVSVAGMSVSGAEQHIKRLLEQKKLRTATVTLDRVFIAPVSAMADKEQTLVYLTGKVARPGQHMLSTEIGAPLGAYEAIMITGGLSRFADGKNAHVMRQDAGGIRRKIGLNLDAVAQGAARDLPLRKGDIVVVPEKVFGF
- a CDS encoding tyrosine-protein kinase domain-containing protein gives rise to the protein MAAPTKKGLPGVDMLHYAVGYLKYGRMMILLLLLGVLAGVCYYVYSPAVYQSRSLIDYKFFALPVAADGVDGSTAVRAVRSVQSQLSSRQMIAWTAHALGIGRANASFEELRSGPLRKVELGLLDGATMQLDVFSTNPNVVREFPQALINQFDTYTREKRFAFFEVALKRYNEELGLLKKKIDESLEVKTNFERDNEVNELLIKQNALAQIPLDILRVQHKIRQYDEVRSIVESRVQNGAMDPLEHLSLLDSAKKSSLDENPVGQLVVPATGDLKDNLLTPSVAPVAAITPSSIVVQPSMVEGLNPWHTLERDKRKVETEIAEAARVYLEDHKVMKELRAKQRQISEALTTELDVERKRFEVERLRLGDQLKELESKLPEYSEMTEKLNKLRQDYKLGYEGDLAWTKAYADLSKMVATINFGGDKDRVDLQFREFALLRDVDPISPTKSKLLILAVVLGLGLAIGVPLGLEQLNDKITSLAALEKLTGLKGLGIVPTANSTFLEGVTRGIETDPRKPNHVLECYRVLRAHLGLQLGNREGAKVVMFTSARPSEGKTVTAANLAWTLQSIGVKTLLVDLDFRKGRVHNLFGVNRSPGFCQALTGELALEDVIQHTHLTNFHFCTRGNTSAGSAELLCRLGLEESINIWRQQYDWIILDTPPVLGLSETTNLQRVADAVVLVVKAEKTHGRDVTEAIEQLMRAGAPMAGFVLNNIDMSKVSNYYYYYYSSSYYYQAFEEDDMPGRSAPASA
- a CDS encoding glycosyltransferase family 2 protein, coding for MSAAASSILVIVERGPSLGWPNLAAWEWVALGGLVFALGLLFYTYAGFPLLMGMLSRLVSPSKKTCREPGKPLEKISVILCVHNEESKLPGRLENLLSLDWPLGGEVVVVCDGCTDNSAAVARQVGQQQEAKSIRVVEHPQKSGKPTGINAAVQQAEGDVLIFCDARQQFEPSALRHLVTELGEGNTGAVSGLLRIAKSSDGASAGFDRYWSLETKLRKWESDWDSAIGCTGAIYALRKECFVPLPADTILDDVVLPMQAVMQGRRVGYCVDAIAWDPQPLTPEAEYRRKLRTLAGNFQMLFRHPSWLNPFQNRAWWQLISHKYLRIASPFVLVLALLCTAVLARHPLFLTLLFLEFAFIGVGWVAMQSPALARRIPGARMLGAFLSMQVTIARGLITYMRHKKNMLEIWKTGRGGVSGGKE
- a CDS encoding class I SAM-dependent methyltransferase, which gives rise to MSAPESSSTTAANPAEFDSFATNYDEELGRALDLTGEDKSYYAEGRVLWLKARLAKLGLPLPSTCFDFGCGTGGSAPYLTGILGAQKYVGYDPSAASVKVAGELNPQEGVGFTADLSAAKGGAFDLAFCNGVFHHIPPEHREEAVAAVFASLKPGCVFAFWENNPWNPLVHYLMSKVAFDKDAQMLFPAAARRLLKSAGFEIIEHSYKFIFPASLASLRPVESWMCRLPTGGQYQILARKPLSAEAVKAADRV
- a CDS encoding glycosyltransferase family 2 protein — its product is MDLTFVFPCLNEERSLAVCIEGVRKSLSQDPNLKYEIVVADNGSKDRSREIAVECGARLVPVSTRGYGAALKGGIEAALGEYVMFADADATYLYEDALPLYQATIKDKVDMGIASRMKGKIDDGAMPFLHRYLGTPVLTGLINILFGGKLSDCNSGFRCIRRQAFADWNVRSPGMEFASELLIKALKHKASCVEIPSGLRAAAPDRVPHLRTWRDGMRHLLFILSERPQLFEKLGLYVTVLATLMQIIACFTGPIKVLGLNIFDVHSQALLLLAGLVGAQFYVYGCMCYLRANDTPGGLTRALLNMDEGQLFFLLLGALTAIGVVIGGVVVVWAQSSFGGINLVHLLLALVHFLSLPILGSMGLLGLHILKRYERS
- a CDS encoding glycosyltransferase → MTSPRENPNGLRILFISNLFPDEREPYRGLDNGTVLKALQQYKGCEVRVLAPRPSLPLLPTKKWRARAEDVDMGPRFVRTGYVPKIGSLINHHWMRHALSRPLAETHKRFPWDVVLASWLYPDGWAAVNACAPYKAPVVLIAQGSDVHHYLHMPARRTCILNAVHESAGVITRSKSLATLLGEAGADTTKLVPITNGIDTTVFKTADRVLARRLVDVPPDARVLLYVGNFLPVKNPLMLVKAFEQLCARPENTNLRLVMVGKGPLQGEVQAAASRAGLADRVRLTGPLPSDKVAEWMQAADVFCMTSRNEGLPNVILEAQACGLPVVATAVGSIPELVDEPWKGGLAASEDVDGWVAEASRVLMEPMDKLRIAALGATRTWESAADRYFEVLQTAQRRSSPDDS